The following are from one region of the Paenibacillus sabinae T27 genome:
- a CDS encoding bifunctional cobalt-precorrin-7 (C(5))-methyltransferase/cobalt-precorrin-6B (C(15))-methyltransferase: MDRRIKIIGIGDEGPAGLSAASLERIHRADVLAGGERHLSFFPDHQGESFIFKGGLGSTVERLAELRADKDVVVLASGDPLFYGIASFMVKKLGGDAVEIHPHVSSVQLAFARMGESWQDAAVESVHGRTMKGLAQRINGKEKIALLTDHENSPSAIARYLIDFGVNEYDAFVAENLGGVNERCGFWTLDEMSRTEFSPLNVVILRRKPGVMAPQFGFGIEDNEFHQRKPEKGLITKKEVRVLSLAELRLKKDSVVWDIGAGSGSVAVECTLSAPYGQVFAIEKNAGDIENIELNRKKFRADFTVIHDKAPNGLDQLPDPDAVFIGGSGGELRELIRICCSRLNAEGRIVVNAATIETLSESRQALADHGFDSRIMLVQISRSKPILNMTRFEGLNPIYVITGIAKPESERGGTEQP; the protein is encoded by the coding sequence GTGGATAGGCGCATCAAGATTATCGGTATCGGAGACGAAGGCCCTGCGGGGCTATCCGCGGCTTCCCTCGAACGGATTCATCGGGCGGACGTGCTTGCCGGAGGCGAGAGACATTTGTCTTTTTTCCCTGATCACCAGGGAGAAAGCTTCATATTTAAAGGAGGGCTGGGAAGCACTGTCGAACGGCTGGCTGAACTAAGGGCGGACAAAGATGTCGTTGTGCTGGCTTCCGGTGATCCGCTGTTTTACGGTATCGCGAGTTTCATGGTGAAGAAGCTGGGCGGGGATGCGGTGGAGATCCATCCTCATGTAAGCTCGGTGCAATTGGCCTTTGCAAGAATGGGTGAAAGCTGGCAGGATGCCGCAGTGGAAAGCGTCCATGGGCGAACGATGAAAGGGTTGGCGCAGAGAATCAACGGTAAAGAGAAGATTGCCCTGCTGACCGATCACGAGAACAGTCCGTCTGCGATTGCCCGTTATCTGATCGATTTTGGGGTCAATGAATATGACGCTTTTGTTGCGGAAAATCTGGGTGGCGTCAATGAGAGATGCGGATTCTGGACGCTGGACGAGATGTCCCGGACGGAGTTTTCACCCCTGAATGTTGTCATTTTGCGCCGAAAACCTGGGGTTATGGCACCTCAGTTTGGCTTTGGCATAGAGGACAATGAGTTTCATCAGCGTAAGCCTGAAAAAGGATTGATTACCAAAAAGGAAGTCCGGGTGCTCAGCCTGGCTGAGCTAAGGCTTAAGAAAGATAGTGTCGTTTGGGATATTGGAGCCGGCTCCGGATCGGTCGCTGTTGAGTGTACGCTGTCTGCTCCGTACGGGCAGGTGTTTGCTATCGAGAAAAACGCCGGAGATATCGAGAACATTGAGCTGAACCGGAAGAAATTCCGCGCGGATTTTACGGTGATTCATGACAAAGCCCCGAATGGCCTTGATCAGCTTCCCGATCCGGATGCGGTGTTTATTGGCGGCAGCGGAGGGGAACTGCGGGAGTTGATCCGGATCTGCTGCTCCCGGCTGAACGCGGAAGGGCGTATAGTCGTGAACGCGGCTACGATTGAGACATTGTCCGAATCCCGGCAGGCGCTTGCCGATCACGGCTTTGATTCCCGGATTATGCTGGTGCAGATTTCGCGCAGCAAGCCGATTTTGAATATGACCCGCTTCGAAGGACTCAATCCCATTTATGTGATCACCGGTATTGCGAAGCCCGAAAGTGAAAGAGGGGGAACCGAACAACCATGA
- the cobI gene encoding precorrin-2 C(20)-methyltransferase: MTTTAVKTGTLYGVGVGPGDPELITVKAFRLMKECPVIAYPKKRMGGKSYALEIVELYINTAEKEMLGLVFPMTKDQETLDREWSRTVAQCWEHLKEGRDIAFVTEGDPNLYSTFIHMARLVQELYPEVPVVSVPGISSVLGAAARLGLPLADGDEQVAIVPARNDRQAMKKALEDHDAVVFIKVAKVLDLIIDLLEEMELVDKASVVMKVTSSDELIWQNVRELKGQELEYLTLMAVKK; this comes from the coding sequence ATGACAACGACAGCAGTAAAAACAGGAACCTTATACGGGGTTGGTGTAGGCCCGGGAGACCCGGAGTTAATTACGGTCAAGGCGTTCCGCCTGATGAAAGAATGTCCGGTTATTGCTTATCCCAAGAAGCGGATGGGAGGCAAATCCTACGCCCTTGAAATCGTGGAATTATATATTAATACGGCGGAAAAAGAAATGCTGGGTCTCGTATTCCCGATGACCAAGGATCAGGAAACCCTTGATAGGGAGTGGAGCCGGACGGTTGCCCAGTGCTGGGAGCACCTGAAGGAAGGGCGCGATATCGCTTTTGTGACGGAAGGCGATCCCAATTTGTACAGCACTTTTATTCATATGGCCCGCCTGGTGCAGGAGCTCTATCCAGAAGTCCCTGTTGTTTCTGTCCCGGGCATTTCCTCCGTCCTGGGGGCTGCCGCCCGCCTCGGACTCCCTCTGGCCGACGGTGACGAACAGGTAGCGATTGTACCGGCCCGTAATGACCGTCAAGCAATGAAGAAAGCCCTTGAAGACCATGACGCGGTTGTGTTCATCAAGGTAGCCAAAGTGCTGGATTTGATTATCGATCTGTTGGAGGAGATGGAGCTTGTGGACAAAGCTTCGGTGGTCATGAAAGTAACCTCTTCGGATGAGCTGATCTGGCAGAATGTGCGGGAATTAAAGGGGCAGGAGCTTGAATATTTAACGTTAATGGCGGTGAAAAAATAG
- the cobM gene encoding precorrin-4 C(11)-methyltransferase, with product MKLEPRVYIVGAGPGDPDLITVKGLNILMNADLVLYTDSLVNEELVARAGSHAKVLQSSGMDLEQMVDVMAEAVLAGKSVARVHTGDPAVYGAILEQMVLLKQRGIPYEIVPGVSSVFAAAAVLGAELTVPDLTQTVILTRAEGRTPVPEREKLRDLASHHCTVALFLSATLAKKVVKEFVEAGWSKDTPVAVVQRATWPDQKIVRTTLRNLDSDLRQAGIRMHAMILAGWALDPGMVDRDDHRSKLYDKSFTHGYRKGLAAND from the coding sequence GTGAAGCTCGAACCGAGAGTGTATATTGTCGGCGCCGGTCCGGGTGATCCGGATCTGATTACAGTGAAAGGCTTGAACATCCTGATGAACGCCGATCTCGTCCTGTATACCGATTCGCTCGTGAACGAAGAGCTTGTCGCCCGTGCGGGCAGTCATGCCAAGGTGCTGCAGAGCTCCGGGATGGATCTGGAGCAGATGGTCGATGTGATGGCAGAGGCCGTTCTGGCCGGAAAAAGCGTGGCCCGCGTGCATACGGGCGACCCAGCCGTATACGGCGCGATCCTGGAGCAGATGGTTCTGCTGAAGCAGCGCGGCATCCCCTACGAGATCGTGCCGGGCGTCAGCTCCGTTTTTGCTGCGGCAGCCGTCCTGGGCGCCGAATTGACGGTGCCGGATTTGACCCAGACGGTCATTCTAACCCGGGCCGAAGGGCGAACGCCCGTTCCGGAGCGGGAGAAGCTTCGCGACCTCGCTTCCCATCATTGTACGGTTGCCCTGTTTTTAAGCGCTACGCTCGCGAAGAAGGTGGTCAAAGAATTTGTGGAGGCAGGCTGGTCGAAGGACACGCCGGTCGCCGTCGTGCAGCGGGCCACATGGCCGGACCAGAAAATTGTGCGCACGACGCTCCGAAATCTCGACAGCGATTTGCGGCAGGCCGGAATTCGCATGCATGCCATGATTCTGGCGGGTTGGGCGCTTGACCCGGGAATGGTTGACCGGGATGATCACCGTTCCAAACTATATGACAAGTCGTTTACCCACGGTTACCGGAAAGGGCTGGCAGCCAATGACTAA